A genomic region of Myxosarcina sp. GI1 contains the following coding sequences:
- a CDS encoding transglycosylase SLT domain-containing protein — protein sequence MLKPKMHLKIWQKLQTASTLSLISSGLLIAILGSLGWLAIQDGRLLPIGKFALERQARKASSLTTLRSLPPQQRAAELKELATETKTNDRYRARYLLATDLLQQQQGAAAIEYLQGLETDYPLLAPQILLKLAQAYRQDGREAEFRQTIERLRENYPNSPAIADALYLLNPQDRQIQQELISKFPYHPRTIELARQLLKQNPNRFELLLLLAKYARGDNLDPIRDRLVLQHPARLEPEDWEAIADGYWQAGENRKAADAYTFAPETPRNLYRTARGFHLNGNIDLARNAYKQTIEEYYDSREAGWSLLYLASITGGDEAIVYLEKAIANFPEVAPQALLAKAIIHDAFDKDRAAKAARQELLNTYANSDTAAEYRWQIAWQLASEGKKREAVRVMQPVANFTFSLDSAPKALFWSAKWAKELGDSQEAKHLWHRVIALYPQSYWAWRSAVHLGWDVGDFSNLRNLSPDLKLNPSYIPLPMGSEALQELYLLGQTRDAWTLLQAEIERASQLSVAEQFTESLLQLELGQIATGIEQILALREREEPQERQEWQALRQTAAYWYGLFPFAYQQQILQAARQEAINPLLVIAVMRKESTFNPQVSSKVGAVGLMQIVPPTAQWVAEQTNLSDYSLTNSTDNINIGTWYLAYNHQRYNNSSLLAIASYNAGTGNVSQWLQNYDIADRDRFIEQIPFPETQDYVEGVFGNYWNYLRLYSPQIKDRINRDRQANWMAK from the coding sequence TCGGTTATTGCCGATTGGTAAATTCGCTCTCGAACGACAGGCGCGAAAAGCTTCAAGTTTAACTACTTTACGCTCTCTACCACCGCAACAGAGAGCAGCAGAGCTAAAAGAGTTAGCTACGGAAACTAAAACTAACGATCGCTATCGCGCTCGCTATTTATTGGCTACAGACTTGCTACAGCAACAGCAAGGAGCGGCAGCTATAGAATATTTACAAGGACTAGAAACAGACTATCCCTTGCTCGCGCCCCAAATTCTTTTAAAACTGGCACAGGCATATCGGCAGGACGGACGAGAAGCAGAATTTCGCCAGACTATCGAACGCCTTAGAGAAAACTATCCCAATTCTCCAGCGATCGCTGATGCTCTATATTTACTAAATCCTCAAGATCGCCAAATTCAACAAGAGTTAATTAGTAAATTTCCCTATCATCCCCGCACTATAGAACTTGCCCGTCAACTTTTAAAGCAAAATCCCAACCGCTTTGAATTGCTGTTGCTACTGGCAAAATACGCTCGCGGCGATAATCTCGATCCGATTCGCGATCGCCTGGTGCTGCAACATCCCGCTCGACTAGAACCCGAAGACTGGGAAGCGATCGCCGATGGTTATTGGCAGGCAGGAGAAAATCGCAAAGCTGCCGATGCCTATACTTTCGCCCCCGAAACCCCACGTAACCTGTATCGTACCGCTAGAGGTTTTCACCTTAATGGCAATATCGATCTTGCCCGCAATGCTTACAAACAAACTATTGAGGAATATTACGACTCTAGGGAAGCAGGATGGTCGCTGCTGTATCTCGCCAGTATTACTGGTGGCGATGAAGCAATTGTCTATTTAGAAAAAGCGATCGCCAATTTTCCAGAAGTCGCGCCGCAAGCTCTGTTGGCTAAAGCCATAATTCACGATGCCTTTGATAAAGATCGAGCAGCTAAAGCTGCCAGACAGGAACTCTTAAATACCTATGCCAACTCCGATACCGCTGCCGAGTATCGCTGGCAAATAGCTTGGCAGTTAGCTTCAGAGGGCAAAAAAAGAGAAGCCGTACGAGTAATGCAGCCCGTAGCTAACTTCACTTTTAGCTTGGATTCTGCTCCCAAAGCCCTATTTTGGTCGGCAAAATGGGCTAAAGAATTGGGAGACTCTCAAGAAGCCAAGCATCTGTGGCATCGAGTAATCGCGCTGTATCCTCAATCTTATTGGGCTTGGCGGTCGGCGGTACATTTGGGTTGGGATGTCGGCGACTTTTCTAATTTGCGGAATTTGAGTCCCGACCTAAAACTAAATCCCAGTTATATACCACTGCCTATGGGTTCGGAAGCCTTACAAGAGCTATATCTTTTAGGTCAAACTCGCGATGCTTGGACGTTACTGCAAGCAGAAATCGAGCGAGCTTCACAACTTTCAGTAGCAGAACAGTTTACCGAAAGTCTGCTGCAACTCGAACTTGGGCAAATAGCGACAGGAATCGAGCAAATTTTAGCCTTGAGAGAAAGGGAAGAACCCCAGGAACGCCAAGAATGGCAGGCTCTGCGACAGACTGCTGCCTATTGGTATGGTTTGTTTCCCTTTGCCTACCAGCAACAAATTTTACAAGCCGCTCGCCAAGAAGCAATAAATCCATTATTAGTTATCGCCGTAATGCGTAAAGAATCAACTTTTAATCCGCAGGTTAGTTCTAAAGTTGGAGCAGTTGGTTTGATGCAAATCGTACCCCCTACAGCCCAATGGGTCGCCGAGCAAACTAATTTATCAGATTATTCTCTGACTAATTCTACAGATAATATCAACATTGGTACTTGGTATTTGGCATACAATCATCAAAGATATAACAACAGTTCTTTACTGGCGATCGCTAGCTATAACGCAGGTACGGGTAATGTCAGTCAATGGCTGCAAAACTACGATATCGCCGATCGCGATCGCTTTATCGAACAAATTCCTTTCCCCGAAACTCAAGATTATGTTGAAGGTGTCTTTGGCAACTATTGGAACTATTTGCGTCTTTACAGTCCTCAAATTAAAGACCGCATCAACCGCGATCGACAGGCTAACTGGATGGCAAAATAA
- the tenA gene encoding thiaminase II, producing the protein MNFSTQAWKDIGNIYDAILIMPFLQELATGSLNKEVFQHYIIQDAIYLGEFSRVLAIIAAKAPRPEIQLQFADMAREAIAVERSLHEDFFSEFGIAAEFALATEPSPTCLGYTNFLTAVAYRHNFAVIVAAVLPCFWIYSEVGKHIYQKATANNPYQKWLDTYVDEDFEASVKYTIDVCDRAAKDAAAVDLKLMKQVFYRASQYEWLFWDSSYRLERWQIGNKKSKK; encoded by the coding sequence ATGAACTTTTCTACCCAAGCTTGGAAAGATATTGGCAATATTTACGATGCCATTCTTATTATGCCGTTTTTGCAAGAGCTAGCGACAGGTTCTTTAAACAAAGAAGTTTTTCAGCACTACATCATTCAAGATGCTATATATCTCGGTGAATTTTCTCGCGTCTTGGCGATAATTGCTGCTAAAGCACCCCGACCAGAAATCCAGCTTCAATTTGCCGATATGGCTCGCGAAGCGATCGCTGTAGAGCGGAGCTTACATGAAGATTTTTTTAGCGAGTTTGGTATTGCTGCGGAATTTGCCCTGGCAACCGAGCCATCGCCGACTTGCCTGGGCTACACTAACTTTTTGACTGCTGTGGCTTACCGTCATAATTTTGCAGTCATTGTCGCGGCTGTTTTGCCCTGTTTCTGGATTTATTCTGAGGTAGGCAAACATATTTACCAAAAAGCCACAGCTAATAATCCCTACCAAAAATGGTTGGATACTTATGTTGATGAAGATTTTGAAGCTTCGGTTAAATATACTATCGATGTCTGCGATCGCGCTGCTAAAGATGCTGCTGCTGTAGATTTAAAGTTAATGAAACAGGTTTTTTATCGAGCTTCTCAATACGAATGGTTATTTTGGGATAGTTCTTATCGTTTAGAACGATGGCAAATAGGCAACAAAAAAAGCAAAAAATAA